In a genomic window of Tripterygium wilfordii isolate XIE 37 chromosome 8, ASM1340144v1, whole genome shotgun sequence:
- the LOC120004499 gene encoding transcription factor MYB61-like — protein sequence MGRHSCCYKQKLRKGLWSPEEDEKLLRYITQYGHGCWSSVPKQAGLQRCGKSCRLRWLNYLRPDLKRGTFSEQEENLIIELHAVLGNRWSQIAAQMPGRTDNEIKNLWNSCLKKKLRQRGIDPVTHKPLSEVENGEDDMKTPSNSQDKVSGLSSELNILSSDNNSRPLTNLQENIPSSVSGQINGSNGYASSTSPDEGSTCFPLQNQFNYLPNPRIPTNSNPNLWFTQTSKAFDMNSEFTSTSSSILPPISNNSFVSSTPPPMTYRPHITLPPDTPTMASFPINGSRYWEPGAPSNNSNSSSGSSFFENNLFSWGSSVECGATSMKETQIHQLLETQNGEIKWPEYLQNPVLMAAALQNP from the exons ATGGGGAGGCACTCTTGCTGTTACAAGCAGAAACTAAGGAAAGGACTGTGGTCACCAGAGGAAGACGAGAAACTCTTGAGGTATATTACCCAGTACGGCCATGGTTGTTGGAGCTCTGTACCTAAACAAGCtg GTCTGCAAAGGTGTGGGAAGAGCTGCAGATTGAGGTGGCTTAATTACTTAAGGCCTGATTTGAAAAGAGGCACATTTTCAGAGCAAGAAGAGAATCTTATAATTGAACTCCATGCAGTTCTTGGGAACAG GTGGTCACAGATTGCAGCACAAATGCCAGGAAGAACTGATAATGAAATAAAGAATCTGTGGAATTCTTGCCTGAAAAAGAAGCTGAGACAGAGAGGTATTGACCCAGTCACTCACAAACCTCTATCAGAAGTTGAAAATGGAGAAGACGACATGAAGACTCCATCAAATAGTCAAGATAAGGTTTCTGGGTTATCAAGTGAACTCAACATTCTCAGCTCCGACAACAACTCAAGGCCTCTGACCAATTTGCAAGAAAATATACCTTCTTCAGTTTCTGGACAAATTAATGGCAGCAATGGATATGCTTCTTCAACCTCCCCTGATGAAGGCTCAACCTGTTTTCCTCTCCAGAACCAATTCAACTACTTACCAAATCCAAGAATCCccacaaattcaaacccaaatcTCTGGTTTACCCAGACAAGCAAAGCTTTTGATATGAACTCTGAATTCACTTCCACTTCATCTTCAATCCTTCCACCAATAAGCAACAactcttttgtttcttcaactCCTCCTCCTATGACTTACAGGCCTCACATTACTCTTCCTCCTGATACTCCCACTATGGCTTCTTTCCCAATCAATGGTTCTCGATACTGGGAACCTGGTGCCCCAAGCAATAACAGTAACAGCAGCAGTGGAAGCTCCTTCTTTGAGAACAACTTATTTTCTTGGGGATCATCGGTAGAATGTGGAGCAACATCAATGAAAGAGACCCAGATCCACCAGCTACTGGAAACCCAAAATGGAGAGATCAAGTGGCCTGAATATCTCCAAAATCCGGTGTTAATGGCTGCTGCTTTACAGAATCCTTAG
- the LOC120003247 gene encoding pentatricopeptide repeat-containing protein At3g16610-like, giving the protein MLSRARHHLSSISKLPSFPRGPKSTPISVHQTIQIIPSLITRHQATSLTSLAYGDLFYLLKAPPNPFEVKRLHAVLLVNGFFSPISADRVLGSQLVSVYVNFGCLREGLLVFNLLPCRSNLAWNAMLRGFVDMGQFSKAIEFYHLMLVQGMNPDNYTYPIVLKACSELNALEEGRRVKDLIVFNEIHRDVKRNIYVECALIDMFGKCGSLVEARHVFDEMPKKDLASWGAMICGTLQNGDWSQAICLFRRMRMDGIHPDSVIVAAILPESGRLGARHLGMTLQGFAVRNGFDSDLYVSNALINMYCKCGCTVEACSVFCNMENRDVVSWSTLIAGYACNCLHRESFELYLEMNRIGMSTNAMIAASILPGLAKLKLFKQGKEMHSYILKQGFEDDVVVGSALIDMYAHLGSVREAEHIFNIMSNKDISIWNSMIVGYSLNGDISLAFGIFQRLWESDLRPNFITLVSMIPMCAMMGTPRQGKEIHGYAIRNGFTAVVSVGNSLIDMYCKCGFLELGLNVLSQMMEKNIVTYNTIIAAHGTQGQAEMAFSYLEQMQEARIRPSKVTFVVLLSACSHAGLVEKGWLLFNSMIDDYNILPEMEHYACIVDLLARGGHLEDAFKFIRQMPLEPDINVLGSLLGACRVHNRFDIAQFIGKEIQQKNTKDSGHYVLLSNIYASTKKWTDASTTRAAIKERSLTKKPGSSWIELGSHVHKFYATDFMHPEFNKLQGALECLRFELKDEDHKPNLGLPSLGIENGNDELFNLDVS; this is encoded by the coding sequence ATGCTAAGCCGAGCTCGACACCACTTATCGTCGATATCGAAATTGCCTTCATTTCCTCGCGGACCCAAGTCGACACCGATATCTGTACACCAGACTATCCAAATCATTCCATCCCTTATCACTCGCCATCAAGCGACCTCTCTTACAAGTCTTGCTTATGGTGATCTGTTCTATTTACTGAAAGCACCACCCAATCCATTTGAAGTTAAAAGATTACATGCCGTTTTACTTGTCAATGGTTTCTTTAGCCCCATCAGTGCCGATAGAGTTCTGGGTTCGCAGCTTGTCAGTGTCTATGTCAACTTTGGCTGTCTCCGGGAAGGACTTCTCGTCTTCAATCTACTACCTTGCAGGAGTAATCTGGCTTGGAATGCGATGCTCCGAGGTTTTGTTGATATGGGCCAATTTTCTAAAGCAATTGAATTCTATCACTTGATGCTAGTTCAAGGTATGAACCCTGACAATTATACATACCCAATTGTTTTAAAGGCTTGTTCTGAGTTGAATGCGCTTGAAGAAGGAAGGAGGGTGAAAGATTTGATCGTATTCAACGAGATCCATCGTGACGTAAAGCGCAATATTTATGTTGAATGTGCTTTGATCGATATGTTTGGAAAGTGTGGCAGTTTAGTGGAAGCACGGCATGTATTTGATGAAATGCCAAAGAAAGATTTAGCTTCGTGGGGTGCAATGATATGTGGGACTTTGCAAAATGGGGACTGGTCTCAGGCGATATGTCTGTTTAGAAGGATGAGAATGGATGGCATACACCCTGATTCGGTAATTGTGGCAGCCATTCTTCCTGAATCTGGTAGATTGGGTGCAAGGCATCTAGGAATGACCTTGCAAGGCTTTGCTGTAAGGAATGGTTTTGATAGTGATTTGTATGTTTCCAATGCTCTGATAAATATGTACTGTAAATGTGGTTGCACTGTTGAAGCCTGCAGTGTATTTTGCAACATGGAGAACAGGGATGTAGTTTCTTGGAGCACATTGATTGCTGGCTATGCATGTAATTGCCTGCATCGCGAAAGTTTTGAACTATATCTTGAAATGAATAGGATAGGAATGAGCACAAATGCAATGATTGCAGCAAGCATTCTTCCTGGATTAGCAAAGCTTAAATTGTTCAAACAGGGGAAGGAGATGCACAGTTATATCCTAAAGCAAGGGTTTGAAGATGATGTTGTTGTAGGAAGTGCATTAATTGACATGTATGCTCATTTGGGGTCGGTGAGAGAAGCCGAACACATTTTTAATATCATGTCTAATAAGGACATCAGCATTTGGAACTCAATGATTGTTGGGTATTCTCTAAATGGTGATatcagtttagcatttggaatcTTCCAAAGATTATGGGAATCTGATCTGAGACCGAACTTTATAACCCTGGTGAGTATGATTCCAATGTGCGCGATGATGGGAACTCCTCGACAGGGGAAGGAAATTCATGGCTATGCAATTAGAAACGGTTTCACAGCAGTAGTTTCTGTTGGAAATTCTCTAATAGATATGTACTGCAAATGTGGTTTCCTTGAATTGGGGCTAAATGTTCTCAGTCAGATGATGGAAAAGAATATTGTGACATACAACACGATCATCGCTGCACATGGTACTCAAGGACAGGCTGAAATGGCTTTTTCATATTTAGAGCAAATGCAGGAAGCCAGAATCCGACCCAGTAAGGTCACTTTTGTAGTACTCTTGTCAGCTTGTAGTCATGCTGGTCTGGTCGAGAAAGGCTGGCTATTATTTAATTCGATGATCGATGATTACAACATTCTGCCGGAAATGGAACACTATGCATGCATTGTGGACCTTCTAGCTAGAGGAGGTCATCTTGAGGATGCATTTAAGTTCATCAGACAGATGCCTTTGGAACCTGACATAAATGTTCTGGGAAGCTTACTTGGTGCATGCAGAGTTCATAATAGGTTTGATATTGCTCAGTTTATTGGGAAAGAAATCCAACAGAAGAATACGAAAGATTCGGGGCACTATGTTCTTTTATCTAATATATATGCCTCAACCAAGAAATGGACTGATGCATCAACGACCAGAGCAGCAATAAAGGAGAGGAGCTTGACAAAGAAACCTGGAAGTAGTTGGATTGAGTTAGGTTCGCATGTTCACAAGTTTTATGCTACGGATTTCATGCATCCAGAGTTCAATAAACTCCAAGGGGCTCTAGAGTGCTTACGGTTTGAGTtgaaggatgaagatcacaAACCCAATCTGGGTTTGCCTTCTCTTGGTATTGAAAATGGCAATGATGAGCtatttaatcttgatgtcaGCTAA